TTCCCAAAGGGAGTAACTCTGTCGCCGTATAACGGCGGCACAGGATCGACATCTCCTTCGCGCGCAACGGTCCGACGTGAGCAACAAGCATTGCCATCATCGTCGGACTCAGCGGCGCACCGAGATCGACTTCTGGGAACCAGAACTCGGCCCCTGTCACAGCGACTCTGATGTCACACGCCAAAACGAGTCCCCACCCTCCACCAACGGCATAGCCATTCACTGCGGCAATAGTCATCGGTTCCAGTTGTCGCAAGAGCGTAAATACGCGTTCGACTAGACGCGTGCGCCGCGGAGCAGATTCAGCAAAGATTTGCTCACGCTCTTGTGGGTCGGTCACTCCTTTCGCCAATGCCAGATCCGCGCCAGCACAAAACGTGTTTCCTGTTCCGGTCAACACCAACACGCGAACGTCAGCATCGTCACAAACTTGCTGAAGAAGAGATTCCAACTCTTGCAGA
Above is a genomic segment from Deltaproteobacteria bacterium containing:
- a CDS encoding enoyl-CoA hydratase/isomerase family protein — its product is MSDSSSRSRASASPAEQSSVRSEAVCMSSHFLLTKDGRLATLTFNRPEKRNPLNEEVLQELESLLQQVCDDADVRVLVLTGTGNTFCAGADLALAKGVTDPQEREQIFAESAPRRTRLVERVFTLLRQLEPMTIAAVNGYAVGGGWGLVLACDIRVAVTGAEFWFPEVDLGAPLSPTMMAMLVAHVGPLRAKEMSILCRRYTATELLPLGMLNQVVEQKDLEPVVHALARTFIEKNPNAVMVAKATVRALTQKQAVVRPDLLLARKDMNA